A DNA window from Sphaeramia orbicularis chromosome 22, fSphaOr1.1, whole genome shotgun sequence contains the following coding sequences:
- the chmp3 gene encoding charged multivesicular body protein 3 — protein sequence MGLFGRTPEKPPKDLINEWSSKIRKESRVIDRQIRDIQREEEKVKRSIKDAAKKGQKDVCVLLAKEVIQSKRAVTKLYASKAHMNSVQLSMKNQLAVLRVAGALQKSTEVMKAMQSLIKVPEIQATMRELSKEMMKAGIIEEMLEDTFESMEDGEEMEEAAEEEVDKILFEITAGALGKAPSKVTDALPETEPTGATAASDDESEEDIEEMQSRLAALRS from the exons ATGGGTCTGTTTGGTAGAACACCGGAGAAACCACCAAAAGATCTG ATCAATGAGTGGTCTTCAAAAATACGGAAAGAATCCAGAGTGATTGACAGACAAATTCGAG ATAttcaaagagaagaagagaaggtcAAAAGATCCATCAAAGATGCTGCCAAAAAGGGTCAGAAAGACGTGTGTGTGCTTCTTGCCAAAGAAGTGATTCAGTCAAAACGAGCAGTCACAAAACTATATGCCTCCAAAGCTCACATGAACTCTGTACAACTCAGCATGAAGAACCAGCTCG ctgTTCTCCGTGTAGCTGGGGCCCTTCAGAAGAGCACAGAGGTCATGAAAGCCATGCAGAGCCTCATCAAAGTCCCAGAGATCCAGGCCACTATGAGGGAACTGTCAAAGGAGATGATGAAG GCTGGCATCATTGAGGAAATGCTGGAGGACACATTTGAGAGCATGGAAGAtggggaggagatggaggaggcagCAGAGGAGGAAGTTGACAAGATCCTCTTTGAGATCACAGCAG GTGCCCTTGGAAAAGCACCCAGCAAAGTCACAGATGCACTGCCTGAAACGGAGCCGACGGGGGCCACGGCAGCCTCAGACGACGAGTCAGAGGAGGACATTGAAGAAATGCAGTCACGATTGGCGGCTCTGAGGAGCTAA